CGGTCTGGGAGGATGAACGACCGTGGAGTACGTCGTCGCAGCCATCGTCATCGCCGTCATCGCCCTCGGCGCCGCCGGAACCTTCCTCCTCACCCGGGGCCGCCGGCGTGAGCTACCGCCTCAGGCGGACCGGGGCACCGGCACCATCTCGCGCCCCGCCGGGGAGGAGTCCGAGGCGGAAGGTCCCGTCGCGACCGCCGAGCGCCCGAGCGGCACCGGCGCCCCCGCGCCGCCCACCGAGGAACTCGACCTCGTCGAGCCGCCCACGCCCACCGTGGAGCGGCCCGAACCCGCCCAGGGCCGGCTGGTCCGGCTTCGTTCCCGGCTGGCGCGTTCGCAGAGCACGCTCGGCAAGGGCCTGCTGGCGATGCTGTCCCGGGACCGGATCGACGAGGACACCTGGGAGGAGATCGAGGACTCCCTGTTGTCCGCCGACGTCGGCGTGCGCCCGACCCAGGAGCTGGTCGAGCGGCTGCGCACCCGGGTGCGGGTCGAGGGCGTCGCCAGCCCCGGCCAGGCGCGGGAGATCCTCCGATCGGAGTTGCTGCACCTCGTCGGCACCGATCTGGACCGGACGGTGCACGCCGACCGTACGGCCACCAACCCCGCCGTGGTGCTCGTCGTCGGCGTCAACGG
This Actinopolymorpha cephalotaxi DNA region includes the following protein-coding sequences:
- the ftsY gene encoding signal recognition particle-docking protein FtsY, yielding MEYVVAAIVIAVIALGAAGTFLLTRGRRRELPPQADRGTGTISRPAGEESEAEGPVATAERPSGTGAPAPPTEELDLVEPPTPTVERPEPAQGRLVRLRSRLARSQSTLGKGLLAMLSRDRIDEDTWEEIEDSLLSADVGVRPTQELVERLRTRVRVEGVASPGQAREILRSELLHLVGTDLDRTVHADRTATNPAVVLVVGVNGTGKTTTCGKLARVLVAEDKDVILGAADTFRAAAVAQLATWGERVGVPTVRGPEGGDPASVAFDAVKAGVEQESDVVIVDTAGRLHTKTGLMDELGKVKRVIEKQAPVSEVLLVIDATTGQNGLTQARVFAEVVDVTGIVLTKLDSTAKGGIIIAVQRELGVPVKLVGLGEGADDLAPFAPEEFVDALLAD